The genomic DNA GACAACCCCTTCAGCGGCTCGGCCGAGGAGGCTATGGCTTCGAGCGGAATCGCCGAGGCGGCGCAGGCCGCCGGCGCCGAAATCGATTACCCGGCGGAGATGAAGTTCGTTTCCGTCGGCCTTCCCGCCGGCGAAACGCTGAAGCAGACCCGCGTCTACGACGGGGCGCTGAACGCCGACGCGCTGATCAACGTGCCGATCCTCAAACACCACAGCCTGGCCCAGCTCACGGTCGGGATGAAGAACAGCCTGGGCCTTGTCCGCGACCGGCCGGAGATGCACGCTTCGCTTAACCGGAAGCTGGTCGACCTGAACCAGTTCCTTCTGCCGACGCTGACGATCGTCGACGCGGTGCGCATCCTGCGGGCCAACGGCCCCACCGGCGGGAATCCGGCCGACGTGGAAAAGCTGGATGCCGTCGTCGCCACGCACGACCCGGTCGCGGCCGACGCCTATGCGGCGACGCTCTTCGGCTGGGAGGATCCGGAGCGCCTGCCGTGCGTAAAATACGGCGCGGAACGCGGCCTCGGCCGCAGCGACCTGGCGGACCTGGACATCGAGGAGATTCCCGTTGGCGGATAAACCGCGCCGGCTTCCGCTTTGGAAACCTCGATATTGGCGGACGGTGCGCGGCG from Anaerolineales bacterium includes the following:
- a CDS encoding DUF362 domain-containing protein: MKVTRREFLRMSAVAAGAAAGAPLLAACGGSAAPYAITRRPPPTPGPGETYLAVARGGDDPEALVRRAVAAVGGMERFVRRGANVLVKPNVCAAGRSYEYAATTNPWVVAAVVKLCREAGAGSVRVYDNPFSGSAEEAMASSGIAEAAQAAGAEIDYPAEMKFVSVGLPAGETLKQTRVYDGALNADALINVPILKHHSLAQLTVGMKNSLGLVRDRPEMHASLNRKLVDLNQFLLPTLTIVDAVRILRANGPTGGNPADVEKLDAVVATHDPVAADAYAATLFGWEDPERLPCVKYGAERGLGRSDLADLDIEEIPVGG